A section of the Jaculus jaculus isolate mJacJac1 chromosome 6, mJacJac1.mat.Y.cur, whole genome shotgun sequence genome encodes:
- the Nemp1 gene encoding nuclear envelope integral membrane protein 1, whose product MAGGMKVALSAAVAPGSRCWGPRGWGPVWLLLIVSACSGCGSAGSGVNVAMLQESQVYVMNTDQQFCYKNLLIPKWHDIWTRIQIRVNSSKLVRVTQVDNEEKLKELEQFSIWNFFSSFLKEKLNDTYVNVGLYSTKTCLKVEIIEKDTKYSVIVTRRFDPRLFLIFLLGLMLFFCGDLLSRSQIFFYSTGMSVGIVASLLIIILVLSKFMPKKSPIYVILVGGWSFSLYFIQLVFKNLQEIWRCYWHYLLSYIVTVGFVSFAVCYKYGPLENERSINLLTWTLQLVGLGFMYSSIQIPHIAFALIVIALCTKNLEYPIHWLYITYRKMCKAAEKPVPPRLLTEEEYRIQGEVETNKALEKLREYCNSPDCPAWKTVSRIQSPKRFADFVEGSFHLTPNEVSVHEQEYGLGSIIAQEEELSSEEEGSVSQYPTVTQNNFLT is encoded by the exons ATGGCGGGAGGCATGAAAGTGGCGCTGTCGGCGGCAGTTGCTCCGGGGTCCCGGTGCTGGGGGCCCAGGGGCTGGGGCCCAGTGTGGCTGCTCTTGATCGTCTCTGCGTGCTCGGGCTGCGGCTCAG CTGGAAGTGGTGTAAATGTGGCCATGCTTCAGGAATCCCAAGTTTATGTTATGAATACCGATCAACAATTCTGTTATAAAAATCTGCTTATCCCAAAGTGGCATGATATATGGACACGGATACAG ATCCGGGTAAATAGTTCCAAATTGGTCCGAGTCACCCAAGTGGACAATGAGGAGAAACTGAAGGAGCTAGAGCAGTTTAGTATCTGgaactttttttcctcctttttaaaagagaaattgaatGACACCTATGTTAACGTGGGTCTATACAGCACAAAAACCTGCCTCAAAGTTGAGATTATAGAGAAGGACACCAAATACAGTGTCATTGTGACCCGGA gATTTGACCCCAGACTAttccttattttccttcttgGACTCATGCTATTTTTTTGTGGAGATTTGCTGAGCAG GAGTCAAATTTTCTTCTATTCCACTGGAATGAGTGTGGGAATTGTGGCCTCTCTACTAATCATCATTTTAGTACTATCCAAATTCATGCCCAAG AAAAGTCCCATTTACGTCATCCTGGTGGGAGGCTGGTCCTTTTCTCTGTACTTCATTCAGCTAGTCTTTAAGAATTTACAAGAGATCTGGAGGTGTTACTGGCACTATCTTCTAA GCTACATTGTCACGGTTGGATTCGTGAGTTTTGCCGTGTGCTACAAGTATGGGCCCTTGGAGAACGAACGGAGTATCAACCTGCTGACCTGGACCTTGCAGCTCGTGGGCCTGGGGTTCATGTATTCCAGCATCCAGATACCACATATTGCCTTTGCTCTTATCGTCATTGCACTGTGTACTAAGAATCTGGAGTATCCTATACATTGGCTGTACATCACCTACAG AAAGATGTGTAAGGCAGCAGAAAAGCCTGTCCCCCCTCGTCTCCTGACCGAAGAAGAGTATCGGATACAAGGAGAGGTGGAGACCAACAAGGCTTTAGAGAAGCTCCGAGAATATTGTAACAGTCCAGACTGCCCAGCTTGGAAGACTGTTTCTCGAATCCAGTCTCCAAAAAG ATTTGCTGACTTTGTGGAAGGTTCTTTCCACCTCACGCCAAATGAAGTTTCTGTCCATGAACAGGAGTATGGATTAGGGAGCATTATTGCCCAAGAGGAGGAACTGTCCTCTGAGGAGGAGGGCTCAGTTTCTCAGTACCCCACTGTCACACAGAACAACTTCCTGACCTAG